The uncultured Desulfatiglans sp. DNA window GACTTCCGATAGGATAGAACCGGTAGAGGCTGTCCCAGAGTTGAATGATCTCCTGCGGCTCCCACACGAACTCCCGTTGAAAGGAAGGGATCAGAAGCTCGTTTTTTGAAAGCATCCCGATCAGCTCAGGCAACCCTACTTCTTCGGTATGAATATGGCGATCCTGTTTCACTCGGATCCTCCTTCGACCATCCACGGGAGTTCGAAATGTGCTCGAGACGAGGAACACCTCGAAATCGCACGCCCGGCCCCGATGTCTCCTGGCAAACATCCACCATTCCAGCCCCGAGGCCGGGGCAGAAGGCTGGGTACTCTGCCCTTGCTTTGCCTATGTGTAAAAGGGTGTCCGGCATGATCCGGTTTCCAAACTGTACCCATGGATTTTCAGCCGGTGTCAGAAAGATCGGAGACCTGCCCGGAGGCGGCCGTCAGGCCGCCCCACGAGCAAGGGTACAGAGGGATGCCAAGATTGGCGTAAAAGACCTTCTTAGGATGGAAACCCCTTTGGAGACTGTAGGATGGAGACTCCGGACTCCTTAGGGTTTTTACTTCTTGCCGATCGCCCCCAGAATCTTCTCCGGGGTGATCGGCAGGTCCTTGCAGCGGTAACCTACGGCGTGATAGACGGCATCCGAGATGGCCGGCGCCGAAGGTGAAGCAAGACCTTCTCCGCATTCCTTGGCCCCCATCGGTCCTTCCGGTTCATACGTTTCGATGTGCTCCAGGGCGCTGGGCGGCATATCGAGCGCCGTGGGCATCTTGTAATCCAGGAAGTTGGGATTGAGGGTCTTGCCGTCCTTCATGACGAACTGCTCCGAGAGGGCATAGCCCAGGCCCATTTGGATCGAACCCGCCAACTGCCCTTCGACAGCGCGCGGGTTGACCACCGTCCCGATGTCATGCGCCGTCCACATCTGTTTGACCTCGACCAGACCCGTCTCCTGATCGACCTCCACCTGAGCGATCTGGGCCCCGAAACTGAAGGCCGGCGTCACCAGCCCCTTGCCGCGCGGCGTGTAGGAGCCCCGCGCCACCAGCGGTTCACCGCGGCGGGCCTTCTGCACCATCGCCACCGCGTCGCCGAATGTCATAAACCGGTCGGGCCGCCCCTGCGGGAAGACCTTGCCGTCCCGGCACACGATCTCGTGGATGACGTTCAGGTTGAA harbors:
- a CDS encoding hypothetical protein (Evidence 5 : Unknown function), translating into MRRRSCFTFGAGHLGCRLSRRRLPLQGPADHPGEDSGGDRQEVKTLRSPESPSYSLQRGFHPKKVFYANLGIPLYPCSWGGLTAASGQVSDLSDTG